A window of the Nycticebus coucang isolate mNycCou1 chromosome 3, mNycCou1.pri, whole genome shotgun sequence genome harbors these coding sequences:
- the BORCS8 gene encoding BLOC-1-related complex subunit 8 has product MEEPEMQLKGKKVTDKFTESVYVLANEPSVALYRLQEHVRRSLPELAQHKADMQRWEEQSQGAIYTVEYACSAVKNLVDSSVYFRSVEGLLKQAISIRDHMNATAQGHSPEESLPPSSA; this is encoded by the exons ATGGAGGAACCAGAGATGCAGCTCAAGGGGAAGAAAG TCACGGACAAGTTCACTGAGAGTGTCTATGTCCTGGCCAATGAGCCATCTGTGGCCCTGTACCGGCTGCAGGAGCATGTGCGCCGCTCCCTGCCTGAGCTGGCCCAACACAAG GCTGACATGCAGCGCTGGGAGGAACAAAGCCAAGGAGCCATCTACACCGTGGAGTATGCCTGCAG CGCTGTGAAGAACCTGGTTGACAGTAGTGTCTACTTCCGCAGCGTCGAGGGTCTGCTCAAACAGGCCATCAGCATCCGGGACCACATGAATGCCACTGCTCAGGGCCACAG CCCTGAGGAATCActcccaccctcctcagcctGA
- the RFXANK gene encoding DNA-binding protein RFXANK isoform X1, producing the protein MEHTQPAEDLILTQQPPALELGDPEDPEDEAPDGSDTVVLSLYPCTPEPGNPEPDASVSSLQGSSLKHSTTLTNRQRGNEVSALPATLDSLSIHQLAAQGELSQLKEHLKKGDNLINKPDERGFTPLIWASAFGEIETVRFLLEWGADPHILAKERESALSLASTGGYTDIVGLLLERDVDINIYDWNGGTPLLYAVRGNHVKCVEALLARGADLTTEADSGYTPMDLAVALGYRKGWPETHGAAMGCHKQGTTKGPTGD; encoded by the exons ATGGAGCACACCCAGCCTGCAGAGGACCTCATCCTGACCCAGCAGCCCCCTGCCTTAGAACTTGGGGACCCGGAAGACCCTGAGGATGAAGCCCCAGATGGCTCTGACACTGTGGTCCTCAGTCTCTACCCTTGCACCCCAGAGCCTGGGAATCCTGAACCAGATGCCAGTGTCTCTTCCCTGCAGG GCAGCTCCCTGAAGCACTCTACAACCCTCACCAACCGGCAGCGGGGGAACGAAGTGTCAGCCCTGCCAGCTACCTTAGACT CCCTGTCTATCCACCAGCTTGCAGCCCAGGGGGAATTGAGCCAGCTTAAGGAGCATCTGAAGAAAG GTGACAACCTCATCAACAAGCCAGACGAACGTGGCTTCACCCCCCTCATCTGGGCCTCTGCATTTGGAGAAATCGAGACCGTCCGCTTCCTGCTTGAGTGG GGTGCTGACCCCCACATCCTGGCCAAGGAGCGGGAGAGTGCCCTGTCATTGGCCAGCACTGGTGGCTACACGGACATCGTGGGGCTGCTGCTAGAGCGTGATGTGGACATCAATATCTATGACTGG AATGGAGGGACCCCACTGCTGTATGCTGTACGTGGGAACCACGTGAAGTGCGTTGAGGCTTTGCTGG CCCGAGGCGCTGACCTCACCACTGAAGCTGACTCAGGCTATACCCCGATGGACCTCGCTGTGGCCTTGGGATACCGGAAAGGTTGGCCTGAGACCCATGGAGCAGCAATGGGGTGCCATAAGCAGGGAACCACAAAGGG TCCAACAGGTGATTGA
- the RFXANK gene encoding DNA-binding protein RFXANK isoform X2 yields MEHTQPAEDLILTQQPPALELGDPEDPEDEAPDGSDTVVLSLYPCTPEPGNPEPDASVSSLQGSSLKHSTTLTNRQRGNEVSALPATLDSLSIHQLAAQGELSQLKEHLKKGDNLINKPDERGFTPLIWASAFGEIETVRFLLEWGADPHILAKERESALSLASTGGYTDIVGLLLERDVDINIYDWNGGTPLLYAVRGNHVKCVEALLARGADLTTEADSGYTPMDLAVALGYRKVQQVIENHILKLFQNNLVPANSE; encoded by the exons ATGGAGCACACCCAGCCTGCAGAGGACCTCATCCTGACCCAGCAGCCCCCTGCCTTAGAACTTGGGGACCCGGAAGACCCTGAGGATGAAGCCCCAGATGGCTCTGACACTGTGGTCCTCAGTCTCTACCCTTGCACCCCAGAGCCTGGGAATCCTGAACCAGATGCCAGTGTCTCTTCCCTGCAGG GCAGCTCCCTGAAGCACTCTACAACCCTCACCAACCGGCAGCGGGGGAACGAAGTGTCAGCCCTGCCAGCTACCTTAGACT CCCTGTCTATCCACCAGCTTGCAGCCCAGGGGGAATTGAGCCAGCTTAAGGAGCATCTGAAGAAAG GTGACAACCTCATCAACAAGCCAGACGAACGTGGCTTCACCCCCCTCATCTGGGCCTCTGCATTTGGAGAAATCGAGACCGTCCGCTTCCTGCTTGAGTGG GGTGCTGACCCCCACATCCTGGCCAAGGAGCGGGAGAGTGCCCTGTCATTGGCCAGCACTGGTGGCTACACGGACATCGTGGGGCTGCTGCTAGAGCGTGATGTGGACATCAATATCTATGACTGG AATGGAGGGACCCCACTGCTGTATGCTGTACGTGGGAACCACGTGAAGTGCGTTGAGGCTTTGCTGG CCCGAGGCGCTGACCTCACCACTGAAGCTGACTCAGGCTATACCCCGATGGACCTCGCTGTGGCCTTGGGATACCGGAAAG TCCAACAGGTGATTGAGAACCACATCCTCAAACTTTTCCAGAACAACCTGGTACCTGCCAACTCTGAGTGA
- the NR2C2AP gene encoding nuclear receptor 2C2-associated protein, with amino-acid sequence MTHSLVCPETVSRVSSVLNRNTRQFGKKHLFDQDEETCWNSDQGPSQWVILEFPQRVSVSQLQIQFQGGFSSRRGCLEGSQGNEALSKIVDFYPEDSNSLQTFSVPATEVDRLKVTFEDATDFFGRVVIYHLRVLGEKKV; translated from the exons ATGACCCACTCCTTGGTTTGTCCAGAGACAGTGAGCAG GGTGAGTTCTGTGCTGAATCGCAACACTCGGCAGTTTGGAAAGAAGCACCTATTCGACCAGGATGAGGAGACGTGCTGGAACTCGGATCAG GGCCCCTCCCAGTGGGTGATACTAGAGTTTCCCCAGCGTGTCAGTGTCTCCCAACTGCAGATCCAGTTCCAGGGCGGCTTTTCCAGTCGCCGGGGCTGCCTAGAAG GTTCACAGGGAAATGAAGCTCTTAGCAAGATTGTGGATTTCTATCCTGAGGATAGCAACTCGCTCCAG ACCTTCTCTGTGCCAGCTACTGAGGTGGACCGGCTGAAGGTAACATTTGAGGATGCTACTGACTTTTTTGGCCGTGTGGTCATCTACCACCTTCGGGTGCTGGGAGAGAAGAAAGTGTAa